In the genome of Nocardioides seonyuensis, one region contains:
- a CDS encoding DUF2550 domain-containing protein: protein MPLWAWVLDAVGLLLLLVLLYGLALIVRRRILARHGGTFELSSRERSDRPGRGWALGVGRYSGDDLEWFRIFSLSPKPKHVWHRDHLAYTGRRPPEGGEQLSLYAGHVVVSCMHRGVPVELAMSQSSLTGFQSWLEAGPPGTDWNRR from the coding sequence ATGCCGCTCTGGGCATGGGTGCTCGACGCCGTCGGACTGCTGCTGCTCCTCGTCCTGCTCTACGGCCTGGCCCTCATCGTCCGCAGGCGCATCCTGGCCCGGCACGGCGGTACCTTCGAGCTCAGCTCGCGCGAGCGGAGCGACCGTCCGGGCCGTGGGTGGGCCCTGGGAGTCGGGCGCTACAGCGGCGACGACCTGGAGTGGTTCCGAATCTTCTCGCTGTCGCCGAAGCCCAAGCACGTGTGGCACCGCGACCACCTGGCCTACACGGGTCGACGACCGCCTGAGGGTGGCGAGCAGCTCTCGCTCTACGCCGGTCACGTGGTGGTCTCCTGCATGCACCGTGGGGTCCCCGTCGAGCTGGCGATGAGTCAGTCCTCGCTCACGGGCTTCCAGTCGTGGCTGGAGGCGGGTCCTCCGGGGACCGACTGGAACCGGCGCTGA
- a CDS encoding O-acetyl-ADP-ribose deacetylase, giving the protein MITAVHADITTLDVDVVVNAANRAMRGGGGVDGAIHRAGGPAVLADCVRRFPHGLATGDAGWTTAGKMPARWVVHTVGPNYGAGETDRGLLVSCYRRSLEVAENLGARSIAFPLISAGVYRWPRADAIAVAVESVMSAATSLEDIRLVAYDAATQSAIEAELSAGSSRSPEDPPPATTGSP; this is encoded by the coding sequence GTGATCACCGCCGTGCACGCCGACATCACCACCCTCGACGTCGACGTGGTGGTCAACGCCGCCAACCGGGCCATGCGCGGAGGCGGCGGGGTGGACGGGGCGATCCACAGGGCCGGCGGACCGGCCGTGCTCGCCGACTGCGTCCGGAGGTTCCCCCACGGCCTGGCCACCGGTGACGCGGGGTGGACGACCGCCGGGAAGATGCCGGCACGCTGGGTGGTCCACACGGTCGGGCCGAACTACGGGGCGGGCGAGACCGACCGCGGGTTGCTCGTCTCCTGCTACCGCCGCTCCCTGGAGGTCGCAGAGAACCTGGGCGCTCGCAGCATCGCGTTTCCCCTGATCAGCGCAGGGGTCTACCGATGGCCGCGCGCCGATGCGATCGCCGTCGCCGTGGAGTCGGTGATGTCGGCCGCCACCTCCCTGGAGGACATCCGGCTGGTGGCCTACGACGCGGCGACCCAGTCCGCCATCGAGGCCGAGCTCAGCGCCGGTTCCAGTCGGTCCCCGGAGGACCCGCCTCCAGCCACGACTGGAAGCCCGTGA
- a CDS encoding GNAT family N-acetyltransferase: protein MTSEAWTTQPVTAERFDDFADVINPNRRSTHCWCLSHRLRAKDIDELGDGSRESAARALAARPGGFGVITYRDELPVGWCHVAPRSDIPRLVASKLIRPVDDLPVWSIICVVVRSGHRRQGVTAQLIEGAVAHAAAHGAPAVETYPVDPAGRMDLTMAFVGTRAMFERQGFEVVGQTDAVASKMPRLVMRRMIA, encoded by the coding sequence ATGACCTCCGAGGCCTGGACGACGCAACCGGTCACGGCCGAGCGCTTCGACGACTTCGCCGACGTCATCAACCCCAACCGTCGCAGCACGCACTGCTGGTGCCTCTCGCACCGCCTGCGGGCCAAGGACATCGACGAGCTCGGTGACGGCAGCCGCGAGTCGGCTGCGCGCGCGCTGGCGGCGCGGCCGGGTGGCTTCGGGGTGATCACCTATCGCGACGAGCTCCCCGTGGGCTGGTGCCACGTCGCCCCGCGCAGCGACATCCCGCGGCTGGTGGCCTCCAAGCTCATCAGACCGGTGGACGACCTGCCCGTCTGGAGCATCATCTGCGTCGTCGTACGGTCGGGGCACCGCAGGCAGGGAGTGACCGCGCAGCTCATCGAGGGTGCGGTGGCGCACGCCGCCGCACACGGCGCCCCGGCCGTGGAGACCTATCCCGTCGACCCCGCGGGTCGGATGGACCTCACCATGGCCTTCGTCGGCACCCGCGCGATGTTCGAGCGGCAGGGCTTCGAGGTGGTCGGGCAGACCGATGCCGTCGCCAGCAAGATGCCGCGCCTGGTGATGAGGCGGATGATCGCGTGA
- a CDS encoding cob(I)yrinic acid a,c-diamide adenosyltransferase, protein MVNLTRIYTRTGDAGQTRLGDMSTTTKTDLRLEAYATVDEANAFIGVALADAGLDEDVATVLTRIQNDLFDVGADFCTPVVQDPEFPPLRIEQDYVDRLEGWCDHYNETLPNLRSFILNGGTPGAAHLHVARTVVRRAERAGWAAWAEHEETMNLLAIKYLNRLSDLLFILARHANRENGDVLWKPGGER, encoded by the coding sequence ATGGTCAACCTCACCCGCATCTACACCCGGACCGGCGACGCCGGTCAGACCCGGCTCGGCGACATGAGCACCACCACGAAGACAGACCTGCGGCTGGAGGCCTACGCCACGGTCGACGAGGCCAACGCCTTCATCGGCGTCGCCCTGGCCGACGCCGGGCTCGACGAGGACGTCGCAACAGTGCTCACGCGGATCCAGAACGACCTCTTCGACGTGGGGGCCGACTTCTGCACCCCGGTCGTCCAAGACCCCGAGTTCCCCCCGCTGCGCATCGAGCAGGACTACGTCGACCGGCTGGAGGGATGGTGCGACCACTACAACGAGACGCTGCCCAACCTGCGCTCGTTCATCCTCAACGGCGGCACCCCCGGTGCCGCCCACCTGCACGTCGCGCGCACCGTCGTACGACGTGCCGAGCGGGCGGGCTGGGCCGCCTGGGCCGAGCACGAGGAGACCATGAACCTGCTCGCGATCAAGTACCTCAACCGACTCTCCGACCTGCTCTTCATCCTCGCCAGGCACGCGAACCGGGAGAATGGCGACGTGCTGTGGAAGCCCGGCGGCGAGAGGTAG
- a CDS encoding STAS domain-containing protein, with amino-acid sequence MDIRSEGAILVLSGAFDVRSTGEVRNALYEQLAGYDSDVVVDMSEVSTVDATALRVLAVATRYAWLTGHHLTLRNPSPSVRRMLHLCRMAHAVEVERTAVSA; translated from the coding sequence ATGGACATCAGGAGCGAAGGCGCGATCCTGGTGCTGAGTGGCGCGTTCGACGTGCGCAGCACAGGCGAGGTCCGCAACGCCCTCTACGAGCAGCTCGCCGGATACGACTCCGACGTGGTCGTGGACATGTCCGAGGTCTCCACCGTCGACGCCACCGCGCTGCGTGTGCTGGCGGTGGCGACGCGCTACGCCTGGCTCACCGGTCATCACCTCACGTTGCGCAACCCGAGCCCCAGCGTGCGTCGCATGCTCCACCTGTGTCGCATGGCCCACGCGGTCGAGGTCGAGCGGACCGCAGTCTCGGCGTGA
- a CDS encoding cobalamin B12-binding domain-containing protein has translation MHATLAAARAGATTGEWAGTLREVFGEFRAPTGVSGAVGVAEAGAELTTVRERVKATGDELGGGRLRVLVGKPGLDGHSNGAEQVAVRARDAGFEVIYQGIRLTPEQIVAAAVAEDVHLVGLSILSGSHMELVPDVLEGLRAAGLGDVPVIVGGIIPTSDAKALQEQGVAAVYTPKDFGLTEIMGGFVDVIRKAHGLD, from the coding sequence ATGCACGCCACCCTTGCGGCGGCACGCGCGGGCGCCACCACGGGGGAGTGGGCCGGCACGCTGCGCGAGGTCTTCGGCGAGTTCCGGGCGCCCACGGGCGTCTCGGGTGCGGTCGGCGTCGCCGAGGCGGGCGCCGAGCTGACCACGGTCCGCGAGCGGGTCAAGGCCACCGGTGACGAGCTGGGCGGCGGGCGCCTGCGCGTGCTCGTCGGCAAGCCCGGCCTCGACGGCCACTCCAACGGCGCCGAGCAGGTCGCCGTACGCGCCCGCGACGCCGGCTTCGAGGTGATCTACCAGGGCATCCGGCTGACTCCCGAGCAGATCGTCGCGGCTGCGGTCGCCGAGGACGTCCACCTCGTGGGGCTCTCGATCCTGTCTGGCTCCCACATGGAGCTGGTGCCGGACGTGCTCGAGGGCCTGCGCGCAGCAGGCCTCGGTGACGTGCCCGTGATCGTGGGGGGCATCATCCCCACCTCCGACGCCAAGGCGCTGCAGGAGCAGGGGGTGGCGGCCGTCTACACCCCCAAGGACTTCGGCCTCACCGAGATCATGGGCGGTTTCGTCGACGTCATCCGCAAGGCCCACGGCCTGGACTGA
- a CDS encoding FAD-dependent oxidoreductase has protein sequence MGRVLVVGAGVVGLSCAVRLLEAGHRVDVVARDLPMETTSAVAAALWYPYLASPHDRVTAWARTSYDVFAGLAAEPGSGVRMLTGTEVLRERQADPWWAAAVPQLDRETALPPGYDDGWTFVAPVVDMPVHLRWLTSRVEELGGTLTRMNLSALPDSEGVLVVNATGLGARHFASDPAVRPVRGQVVVVEQTGLERWLLDGAGLTYVVPRTREIVLGGTDLEGEWSRTPDPATAEAILHRACALVPELEGAKVLRHKVGLRPARPSVRVERLGDVIHCYGHGGAGVTLAWGCAQEVACLAEGAA, from the coding sequence ATGGGTCGCGTGCTGGTGGTCGGTGCCGGTGTGGTCGGGCTCAGCTGTGCCGTGCGACTGCTCGAGGCCGGGCATCGCGTCGACGTCGTCGCGCGGGACCTGCCGATGGAGACGACCTCGGCGGTCGCTGCGGCGCTCTGGTACCCCTACCTGGCCAGCCCGCACGACCGCGTGACGGCGTGGGCCCGGACGTCGTACGACGTCTTCGCCGGGCTCGCGGCCGAACCGGGCTCCGGGGTCCGCATGCTCACCGGCACCGAGGTGCTGCGCGAGCGGCAGGCCGACCCGTGGTGGGCGGCGGCGGTGCCCCAGCTGGACCGTGAGACCGCACTGCCGCCGGGGTACGACGACGGCTGGACGTTCGTGGCGCCGGTGGTCGACATGCCGGTCCACCTGCGGTGGCTCACCAGCCGCGTCGAGGAGCTCGGCGGAACGCTCACCCGGATGAACCTCTCGGCGCTCCCGGACTCGGAGGGCGTGCTCGTCGTCAACGCCACCGGGCTGGGGGCCCGGCACTTCGCCTCCGACCCGGCGGTGCGCCCGGTCCGCGGCCAGGTCGTGGTCGTGGAGCAGACCGGTCTCGAGCGCTGGCTCCTCGACGGTGCGGGCCTGACCTACGTGGTGCCGCGGACCCGGGAGATCGTCCTGGGCGGCACCGACCTCGAGGGGGAGTGGAGCCGCACGCCCGACCCCGCGACGGCCGAGGCGATCCTCCATCGTGCGTGCGCGCTGGTCCCCGAGCTCGAGGGAGCGAAGGTCCTGCGCCACAAGGTGGGGCTGCGCCCGGCGCGTCCCTCCGTGCGCGTCGAGCGTCTCGGGGACGTGATCCACTGCTACGGCCACGGCGGCGCCGGTGTGACCCTGGCCTGGGGGTGCGCCCAGGAGGTCGCCTGTCTCGCTGAGGGGGCGGCATGA
- a CDS encoding histidine phosphatase family protein produces the protein MSDLQCAARLFVARHGEAEYESGFLSDHGGSLTRTGRHQARELADALAGQRLARVWTSSMARAVQTAEIVAARLGVDVVVREGLREIGVGDHAGTIGDPDPLAETFAAWAGGDLEPRVAGAECGKEVVDRVCGVLEEVADAHRGESALVISHGGAICCAVPYLATNLRSDHALDAPLAHCAVIELDGDADGWVARSWAGQPL, from the coding sequence ATGAGCGACCTGCAGTGCGCGGCGAGGCTGTTCGTGGCGCGCCACGGTGAGGCTGAGTACGAGTCTGGCTTCCTGTCCGACCACGGCGGATCCCTCACCCGGACAGGCCGGCACCAGGCACGCGAGCTGGCCGATGCCTTGGCGGGCCAGCGACTTGCGCGCGTCTGGACCAGCTCGATGGCTCGCGCCGTGCAGACGGCAGAGATCGTCGCCGCGCGCCTGGGCGTCGACGTCGTCGTGCGCGAAGGGCTGCGCGAGATCGGAGTGGGCGACCATGCCGGCACGATCGGCGACCCCGACCCGTTGGCCGAGACGTTCGCAGCCTGGGCCGGCGGCGACCTCGAACCGCGAGTGGCGGGAGCGGAGTGCGGCAAGGAGGTCGTGGATCGCGTCTGCGGCGTGCTGGAGGAAGTGGCCGACGCGCACCGTGGCGAGTCGGCGCTGGTGATCAGCCACGGTGGTGCCATCTGCTGCGCCGTGCCGTACCTCGCAACCAACCTGCGAAGCGACCACGCTCTCGACGCGCCACTGGCGCACTGCGCGGTGATCGAGCTCGACGGTGACGCCGACGGCTGGGTCGCCCGGTCGTGGGCGGGCCAACCCCTCTAG
- a CDS encoding DUF952 domain-containing protein encodes MTQAPSTRIFHIATRADWQAAVRSGSYTTSTLGRDLAEVGFVHACRREQVKDVFGRYYREAGEPLVLLTIASEHLEAEVREEQVGDEAFPHIYGPINRGSVIDVRPLGSRGGVESMATLFAKEMASRMALALVVMVATVIGSVVTDSVSGSESAPLVGALIGLVAGAGIVGLLVRSRRD; translated from the coding sequence GTGACGCAAGCTCCTTCAACGCGGATCTTCCACATCGCCACGCGCGCTGACTGGCAGGCGGCCGTCCGCTCCGGCTCCTACACGACCTCCACCCTGGGACGCGACCTCGCGGAGGTGGGCTTCGTCCACGCGTGCCGGCGTGAGCAGGTCAAGGACGTCTTCGGTCGCTACTACCGAGAGGCCGGCGAGCCCCTCGTGCTGCTGACGATCGCTTCCGAGCACCTGGAGGCTGAGGTCCGCGAGGAACAGGTCGGCGACGAGGCCTTCCCGCACATCTATGGGCCGATCAACCGGGGATCAGTCATCGACGTGCGCCCGCTCGGCAGTCGCGGCGGCGTCGAGTCGATGGCGACCCTGTTCGCCAAGGAGATGGCTTCCCGCATGGCCCTTGCCCTCGTGGTCATGGTCGCTACCGTCATCGGCAGCGTCGTGACGGACAGCGTGTCGGGGTCGGAGTCCGCGCCCCTCGTCGGAGCACTGATCGGACTCGTGGCCGGCGCCGGCATCGTCGGGCTGCTCGTCCGCAGCAGACGCGACTGA
- the nucS gene encoding endonuclease NucS, whose protein sequence is MRIVVASCQVDYAGRLTAHLPMAKRVLMIKSDGSVLIHSDGGSYKPLNWMSPPCSIREGTSEDGQLEWIVTATKADGTLRILIDEVHHDSSHDLGVDPGLQKDGVEKHLQELLAEHPATLADGLTLVRREFPTAIGPVDLMCRDASGLSVAVEIKRRGEIDGVEQLTRYLELLNRDPLLTTKGQVRGIFAAQEIKPQARVLAADRGIACAVVDYDALRGMDDAEHRLF, encoded by the coding sequence GTGAGGATCGTCGTCGCCAGCTGCCAGGTGGACTATGCGGGCCGGTTGACCGCTCACCTCCCGATGGCCAAGCGGGTGCTGATGATCAAGAGCGACGGCTCGGTGCTGATCCACTCCGACGGGGGCTCCTACAAGCCGCTCAACTGGATGTCGCCGCCGTGCTCGATCCGGGAGGGCACCAGCGAGGACGGCCAGCTCGAGTGGATCGTCACCGCGACGAAGGCCGACGGCACCCTGCGCATCCTCATCGACGAGGTCCACCACGACTCGAGCCACGACCTCGGCGTCGACCCCGGGTTGCAGAAGGACGGGGTCGAGAAGCACCTCCAGGAGCTGCTCGCCGAGCACCCCGCGACCCTGGCCGACGGGCTCACCCTGGTCCGCCGCGAGTTCCCCACCGCCATCGGTCCCGTCGACCTGATGTGCCGGGACGCGTCCGGGCTCTCGGTCGCGGTGGAGATCAAGCGTCGCGGGGAGATCGACGGGGTGGAGCAGCTGACCCGCTACCTCGAGCTCCTCAACCGCGACCCGCTGCTCACGACCAAGGGGCAGGTCCGCGGCATCTTCGCCGCCCAGGAGATCAAGCCGCAGGCCAGAGTGCTCGCCGCTGACCGGGGCATCGCCTGTGCCGTGGTCGACTACGACGCCCTGCGCGGCATGGACGACGCCGAGCACCGCCTCTTCTGA
- a CDS encoding GNAT family N-acetyltransferase, which yields MTHGATAGPATGVTTGLGAGPTGAYDVRPARRRDLPLLAGIEDSGLAAFEAVLGDLTGDPLASPARAGEERAAEDGFILVAEHAVGEEVVGFAHVRVLDGHAHLDQLSVLPGHGRRGVGRALVEAACERLAVRGHGSITLLTYAEVPWNAPFYSRIGFVEVPDDEPRGGHLRPVLAEEDRLGLGRHGRRVLMRRVLLRHRTTEELTALLPVLDSSPRDEGTLRLLVRRPAVGAREVLDVGVLDLNVGLAGDTWQERGSRRTDDGSAHPDMQLNVMSHPLVEFLAQDPEREALAGDQLYLDLDMSHDNLPVWSELHIGGAGGAVIQVTDQPHNGCGKFISRFGKEAMAFVNGPEGKPRRLRGLCARVVRPGVVRPGDPVVVRRPEAQA from the coding sequence GTGACGCACGGGGCGACGGCAGGGCCGGCAACAGGGGTGACCACGGGGCTGGGCGCGGGCCCCACTGGCGCGTACGACGTCCGGCCCGCGCGCCGACGCGACCTGCCGCTGCTTGCGGGCATCGAGGACTCCGGGCTGGCCGCGTTCGAGGCCGTGCTGGGCGACCTGACGGGCGATCCGCTTGCGTCGCCCGCGCGGGCGGGCGAGGAGCGTGCGGCGGAGGACGGCTTCATCCTGGTGGCCGAGCACGCGGTCGGCGAGGAGGTCGTCGGCTTCGCCCACGTGCGCGTCCTCGACGGTCACGCCCACCTCGACCAGCTGTCCGTCCTCCCCGGCCACGGGCGTCGTGGTGTGGGTCGTGCGCTCGTCGAAGCGGCTTGCGAGCGGCTGGCCGTGCGCGGGCACGGCTCCATCACGCTGCTGACCTACGCCGAGGTGCCGTGGAACGCTCCCTTCTACTCCCGCATCGGTTTCGTCGAGGTGCCCGACGACGAGCCGCGCGGCGGTCACCTGCGACCCGTGCTCGCCGAGGAGGACAGGCTGGGCCTGGGCCGCCACGGGCGACGGGTGCTGATGCGGCGGGTGCTGCTACGGCACCGCACGACCGAGGAGCTCACCGCGCTGCTTCCGGTCCTCGACTCCAGCCCACGTGACGAGGGCACCCTGCGCCTGCTCGTGCGCCGGCCCGCGGTGGGGGCTCGTGAGGTGCTCGACGTCGGCGTGCTGGACCTCAACGTCGGCCTCGCCGGTGACACGTGGCAGGAACGGGGGAGCAGGCGCACCGACGACGGGTCGGCGCACCCCGACATGCAGCTGAACGTGATGAGCCACCCGCTCGTCGAGTTCCTCGCCCAGGACCCCGAGCGCGAGGCACTCGCCGGCGACCAGCTCTACCTCGACCTCGACATGTCCCACGACAACCTTCCCGTGTGGAGCGAGCTGCACATCGGGGGAGCCGGCGGTGCGGTGATCCAGGTGACCGACCAGCCCCACAACGGCTGCGGCAAGTTCATCTCCCGCTTCGGCAAGGAGGCGATGGCGTTCGTCAACGGTCCCGAGGGAAAGCCGCGCCGGTTGCGCGGGCTGTGTGCGCGCGTCGTGCGGCCCGGAGTGGTCCGCCCCGGCGACCCGGTCGTCGTACGCCGCCCCGAGGCGCAGGCCTGA
- a CDS encoding 3-hydroxyacyl-CoA dehydrogenase family protein, which produces MSAPTPEAATPEQITQTLVQPYLDHALRMYESGYATSTDIDNAMRFGCGYPKGPLTVLAERGEFAPQESTGETAAAEPRHDVRTVGVVGTGTMASGIVQVFAQAGFDVVYVGRGDDKVAGVRAGIEKALDKAISRGRLDEAGKTEVLGRLTGATEREALADVDLVVEAIAEDLEIKLALFRDLDRICKPGAILATTTSSLPITECAKATSRPESVIGMHFFNPAVIMKLVEVVTTDLTGADVNETVLALCAKVGKVAVSCGDRSGFIVNALLFPYLNDAVKLLESGVATTTEIDAAIKEHAGFPMGPFELLDVVGNDVSLAIQKELYAEFGDAAFEPAETLVKVVADGHLGRKTGKGFHDYS; this is translated from the coding sequence ATGAGCGCCCCCACTCCCGAAGCCGCCACCCCTGAGCAGATCACGCAGACCCTGGTCCAGCCCTACCTCGACCACGCCCTGCGCATGTACGAGTCCGGCTACGCCACCAGCACCGACATCGACAACGCGATGCGCTTCGGTTGCGGCTACCCCAAGGGTCCGCTGACCGTCCTGGCCGAGCGGGGCGAGTTCGCGCCCCAGGAGTCGACGGGCGAGACCGCCGCCGCCGAGCCGCGGCACGACGTGCGCACCGTCGGCGTGGTGGGCACCGGGACCATGGCGTCCGGCATCGTCCAGGTCTTCGCCCAGGCCGGCTTCGACGTGGTCTACGTCGGCCGCGGGGACGACAAGGTCGCCGGGGTCCGGGCCGGCATCGAGAAGGCGCTGGACAAGGCGATCTCGCGCGGCAGGCTCGACGAGGCCGGCAAGACCGAGGTTCTCGGCCGGCTCACGGGAGCCACCGAGCGCGAGGCGCTGGCCGACGTGGACCTCGTCGTGGAGGCCATCGCCGAGGACCTCGAGATCAAGCTGGCGCTGTTCCGCGACCTCGACCGCATCTGCAAGCCGGGCGCGATCCTCGCCACCACGACCTCGTCGCTGCCGATCACCGAGTGCGCCAAGGCGACGAGCCGGCCCGAGTCGGTCATCGGCATGCACTTCTTCAACCCCGCCGTGATCATGAAGCTCGTCGAGGTCGTCACCACCGACCTCACCGGTGCCGACGTCAACGAGACCGTGCTGGCGCTCTGCGCCAAGGTCGGCAAGGTGGCCGTCTCCTGCGGTGACCGCTCGGGCTTCATCGTCAACGCGCTGCTGTTCCCCTACCTCAACGACGCCGTCAAGCTCCTCGAGTCCGGCGTGGCCACGACGACCGAGATCGACGCGGCCATCAAGGAGCACGCGGGCTTCCCGATGGGCCCCTTCGAGCTGCTCGACGTGGTCGGCAACGACGTGTCGCTGGCCATCCAGAAGGAGCTGTACGCCGAGTTCGGCGACGCCGCCTTCGAGCCTGCCGAGACGCTGGTCAAGGTCGTCGCCGACGGCCACCTCGGTCGCAAGACCGGCAAGGGGTTCCACGACTACAGCTGA
- a CDS encoding 3-hydroxyacyl-CoA dehydrogenase family protein, protein MDAVTPDTTRPFERIGVVGLGTMGAGIAEIFARNGYEVVGIEINDAGLERGRQHIAHSTGRAVSRGKLTEEEQAELIGRITFTTDLQDAKDCQFVMEAVIEQLPVKQEVIGRLGAIVAPDAILATNTSSLSVTEISTATPNPGRVVGVHFFNPAPVQALVEVVRTVVTEPEVLDKVSQLLRSLGKTPIVCGDKAGFIANTLLFGYLNHAVSMYEGKYASREDIDAAMRFGCGYPMGPLALLDLIGLDTAYEILDTMYKQGRDRLHAPAPILKQYVTAGLLGRKSGRGFYTYEAPDSRVVVPDAQTPSEEDAPELRYDIAKVGVVGTGTMASGIAEVFAKAGFDVLFVGRGQDKVDGVISSITRSFDKQIQRGRATEDDKTSTLSRLRGTTSLDDLADVDMVVEAIAEDLAIKTTLFENLDEICRGGRGGKGAILATTTSSLPIIELARVTSRPQDVIGMHFFNPATIMKLVEVVSTVATDEDVTETVLALCDKVGKVAVRCGDRAGFIVNALLFPYLNDAVKMLEAHYATADDIDTAMKQGCALPMGPFELLDVVGNDVSLAIQRELYLEFREPGFAPAPLLEHLVTAGYLGRKTKRGFRDYTTA, encoded by the coding sequence ATGGACGCTGTGACCCCAGACACCACCCGTCCCTTCGAGCGGATCGGGGTCGTGGGCCTCGGCACCATGGGCGCGGGCATCGCCGAGATCTTCGCGCGCAACGGCTACGAGGTCGTCGGCATCGAGATCAACGACGCCGGTCTCGAGCGCGGTCGCCAGCACATCGCCCACTCCACGGGCCGCGCGGTCTCGCGCGGCAAGCTCACCGAGGAGGAGCAGGCCGAGCTCATCGGGCGGATCACGTTCACCACCGACCTCCAGGACGCCAAGGACTGCCAGTTCGTGATGGAGGCGGTCATCGAGCAGCTGCCGGTCAAGCAGGAGGTGATCGGGCGGCTCGGCGCGATCGTCGCCCCTGACGCGATCCTGGCAACGAACACGTCCTCGCTGTCGGTCACCGAGATCTCCACGGCCACGCCGAACCCGGGTCGGGTCGTCGGAGTCCACTTCTTCAACCCGGCCCCGGTCCAGGCGCTGGTCGAGGTCGTGCGGACGGTCGTGACCGAGCCGGAGGTGCTCGACAAGGTCTCCCAGCTGCTGCGCTCCCTCGGAAAGACCCCGATCGTGTGCGGCGACAAGGCCGGGTTCATCGCCAACACCCTGCTCTTCGGCTACCTCAACCACGCCGTGTCGATGTACGAGGGCAAGTACGCCTCCCGCGAGGACATCGACGCCGCGATGCGGTTCGGCTGCGGCTACCCGATGGGTCCGCTCGCCCTGCTCGACCTCATCGGGCTCGACACCGCCTACGAGATCCTCGACACGATGTACAAGCAGGGCCGTGACCGGCTGCACGCGCCGGCGCCCATCCTCAAGCAGTACGTCACTGCCGGCCTCCTGGGTCGCAAGTCCGGCCGCGGCTTCTACACCTACGAGGCGCCCGACAGCCGCGTCGTCGTACCCGACGCCCAGACGCCGTCCGAGGAGGACGCCCCCGAGCTCAGGTACGACATCGCCAAGGTCGGCGTCGTCGGCACCGGCACCATGGCCAGCGGCATCGCCGAGGTGTTCGCCAAGGCGGGCTTCGACGTGCTCTTCGTCGGCCGCGGCCAGGACAAGGTCGACGGCGTCATCTCATCGATCACCAGGAGCTTCGACAAGCAGATCCAGCGTGGCCGCGCGACCGAGGACGACAAGACCTCGACCCTCTCCCGCCTGCGCGGCACCACCTCCCTCGACGACCTCGCCGACGTCGACATGGTGGTCGAGGCGATCGCCGAGGACCTCGCCATCAAGACCACGCTCTTCGAGAACCTCGACGAGATCTGCCGCGGCGGCCGGGGCGGCAAGGGCGCGATCCTGGCCACGACGACCTCCAGCCTGCCGATCATCGAGCTGGCCCGCGTCACCAGCCGTCCCCAGGACGTCATCGGGATGCACTTCTTCAACCCGGCCACGATCATGAAGCTCGTCGAGGTGGTCTCGACCGTCGCGACCGACGAGGACGTCACCGAGACCGTCCTCGCCCTGTGCGACAAGGTCGGCAAGGTCGCGGTCAGGTGTGGCGACCGCGCGGGGTTCATCGTCAATGCGCTGCTGTTCCCCTACCTCAACGACGCGGTCAAGATGCTGGAGGCCCACTACGCCACCGCCGACGACATCGACACCGCCATGAAGCAGGGCTGCGCCCTGCCGATGGGCCCCTTCGAGCTGCTCGACGTGGTCGGCAACGACGTCTCGCTGGCGATCCAGCGCGAGCTCTACCTCGAGTTCCGCGAGCCGGGCTTCGCCCCCGCACCGCTGCTGGAGCACCTGGTCACCGCCGGCTACCTCGGTCGCAAGACCAAGCGCGGGTTCCGCGACTACACGACTGCCTGA
- a CDS encoding YciI family protein → MPHYLIYFNQQWVGDHDEAWFESRVEPSTAVVRDMQAEGVLVYAGGLVEELEEAASADATSGELVVTDGPFVETKEWLGGLTIVDVPDDETARRWAGRVAEGCGWPQEVRRFKAGSLQAVTLGG, encoded by the coding sequence ATGCCGCACTACCTCATCTACTTCAACCAGCAGTGGGTCGGCGACCACGACGAAGCGTGGTTCGAGAGCCGAGTGGAGCCGTCCACGGCCGTCGTCCGGGACATGCAGGCCGAGGGTGTCCTGGTCTACGCGGGCGGCCTCGTCGAGGAGCTCGAGGAGGCGGCCAGTGCGGATGCCACGAGTGGCGAGCTGGTTGTGACAGACGGGCCCTTCGTGGAGACCAAGGAGTGGCTCGGTGGGCTGACCATCGTGGACGTGCCCGACGACGAGACCGCTCGCAGGTGGGCGGGGAGGGTCGCCGAGGGGTGCGGCTGGCCCCAGGAGGTCCGTCGCTTCAAGGCTGGCTCCTTGCAGGCCGTCACGCTCGGGGGATGA